The Huiozyma naganishii CBS 8797 chromosome 1, complete genome genome window below encodes:
- the VPS20 gene encoding ESCRT-III subunit protein VPS20 (similar to Saccharomyces cerevisiae VPS20 (YMR077C); ancestral locus Anc_2.492a): protein MGQKGSKIEITETDRAVLQLKRSKDDIHRFSRRTDELISTEKLQLKKLIKENPKDYKSNLRVRLLLKKIHYQSHLLQQASDQLVNLENMLANIEFKLVEVQFLQGLQRGNEILTKLNKEFDNVDEVMDNVQEQIQYQEEINNTLSQSVIGVDNFEEEIDKELDDLDKEINPVSEIEMPSVQNLPELPLKNAPLSESADNTKGAKKEEGDGELIALSS, encoded by the coding sequence ATGGGGCAAAAGGGAAGTAAAATAGAAATTACAGAGACTGATAGGGctgttttgcaattgaaaagatcgaAGGATGATATCCACCGCTTCAGTAGAAGAACAGATGAGTTAATTAGCACAGAAAAGTTACAACTCAAAAAACTGATCAAGGAGAATCCCAAAGATTATAAGAGTAATCTGAGAGTGCGACTGCTCTTGAAAAAGATTCACTACCAGAGCCACCTATTACAGCAGGCCTCTGACCAGTTGGTTAACTTAGAAAATATGTTGGCGAATATTGAGTTTAAACTCGTCGAAGTGCAGTTCTTGCAAGGTTTGCAACGGGGAAACGAGATATTAACTAAATTGAATAAAGAATTTGATAATGTCGACGAAGTAATGGATAATGTACAGGAACAGATACAgtatcaagaagaaatcaacaatACTCTGTCACAGAGTGTAATTGGTGTTGATAatttcgaagaagaaatagaTAAAGAATTAGACGATCTGGATAAGGAGATTAATCCGGTTTCCGAGATTGAAATGCCGTCTGTCCAAAACTTGCCTGAGTTACCTCTCAAGAACGCGCCATTATCTGAGAGTGCCGATAACACAAAAGGCGcgaagaaagaggaaggagATGGTGAACTAATAGCCCTTTCTTCATGA
- the REC102 gene encoding Rec102p (similar to Saccharomyces cerevisiae REC102 (YLR329W); ancestral locus Anc_4.153): protein MGVQHEVQFETVYMKTKLTSLDQEYFVISKWKSCVQLSTKPEPNTLILPPRSPNCLKKNPNLLQISFHFHGIAAKCELNIFELFKRSVVFWEEILQFACSVSHQEKTGSIELLLTCKLWPSKKIDNLLEAPLSYDSHNLETLQIGYLEKLSTEVEFLKDANLIFPEAELIEQFNEYLGSLIISQLEFRYPLVFSSLVRRRLSLQERFLPSVSYSLTDSSKLLPHLVQMISKDRTATTVYQLLKNTKCKLSFDIMRKGTD, encoded by the exons ATGGGCGTACAACATGAAgtccaatttgaaacagtttataTGAAAACTAAACTTACTTCTCTGGATCAGGAGTATTTTGTAATATCTAAATGGAAGTCCTGTGTCCAACTCTCTACAAAACCTGAACCGAACACCCTTATATTGCCACCAAGAAGCCCCAATTGCCTAAAA AAAAATCCAAATTTACTCCAGATATCTTTCCACTTTCATGGAATAGCGGCAAAATGTGAACTCAAcatctttgaacttttcaaaagaagtGTAGTGTTCTGGGAGGAAATATTACAGTTTGCCTGTTCGGTTAGCCATCAGGAAAAAACTGGCAGTATCGAGCTGCTACTTACATGTAAGCTATGGCCCAGCAAGAAGATCGACAACCTTCTGGAAGCACCATTAAGTTACGATTCACACAATTTAGAAACCCTCCAAATCGGATATTTAGAAAAGTTGAGCACTGAAGttgagtttttgaaggacgCGAACTTGATTTTTCCAGAAGCTGAGCTCatcgaacagttcaatGAGTACCTTGGTTCTCTGATCATTTCACAACTTGAATTCAGGTACCCGCTAGTCTTCTCGAGTTTGGTCAGACGGCGCCTGTCGCTACAGGAGAGGTTTCTTCCCTCAGTTTCGTATAGCTTAACAGACTCGTCGAAGTTGTTACCCCATCTGGTGCAAATGATCTCAAAGGACAGAACTGCAACCACCGTGTACCAGCTTTTGAAAAACACAAAGTGTAAACTTTCCTTCGATATTATGAGGAAGGGTACCGACTGA
- the AUR1 gene encoding inositol phosphorylceramide synthase (similar to Saccharomyces cerevisiae AUR1 (YKL004W); ancestral locus Anc_2.507) encodes MANLFRKWFLSQKPAGSDVADLQTSLDIKISLRKLRNYNPTKKEICHYGFLGSIMLFVFITNPAAWILKILFFSTLGLFFLIPLTSQFFFNALPIFTWLGLYFTSNYFPATVRPPITVKVLPAVETVLYGDNLSDILATSTNSFLDLLAWIPYGLFHFGAPFVVAAILFLFGPPTILQGYAFAFGYMNLIGVIMQNVFPAAPPWYKILYGLGSANYGMHGSPGGLARIDKLLHINLYTSAFSNSSVIFGAFPSLHSGCATMEALFFSYAFPFLRPLFIFYVCWLWWSTMYLTHHYFVDLMAGSVLSYVIFLYTKYNHLPLVDTSLFCRWSYSKVETYDKERSNPLNASLDDIENVPLSTMDTAIDLSLSGDERSISPSYIFDRNSNLSRSSATSNTSLDLQNEPFSPVPRLGTKRLD; translated from the coding sequence ATGGCCAACTTATTTCGAAAGTGGTTCTTATCTCAGAAACCAGCAGGTTCCGATGTTGCTGACTTACAGACAAGTTTGGATATCAAAATAAGCTTGAGAAAGTTGAGAAATTATAATCCAACCAAAAAGGAGATATGTCACTACGGGTTCTTGGGCTCTATTATGTTATTCGTTTTTATTACAAACCCAGCTGCTTGGATATTGAAaattctcttcttttcaacgCTAGGtctgttttttttgataCCTCTCACCTCTCAGTTCTTTTTCAACGCTTTACCAATTTTCACTTGGCTAGGTTTGTACTTCACTTCGAACTACTTCCCTGCCACAGTGAGACCACCGATTACAGTGAAAGTGTTACCAGCAGTGGAAACTGTCCTATACGGTGACAATCTAAGTGATATCTTGGCAACATCCACCAATTCGTTCCTAGACCTGTTGGCTTGGATCCCCTACGGccttttccattttggcGCACCCTTTGTTGTGGCAGCCATattgtttctctttgggCCCCCTACGATATTACAAGGGTACGCCTTTGCATTCGGGTACATGAATCTGATTGGTGTTATCATGCAGAATGTTTTCCCAGCTGCGCCCCCTTGGTACAAAATCCTGTATGGACTTGGATCAGCGAACTACGGCATGCATGGTTCCCCAGGTGGTTTGGCGCGGATTGACAAGCTGTTGCACATCAACCTATACACCTCGGCCTTCTCAAACTCGTCGGTCATTTTCGGGGCCTTCCCATCTCTACATTCCGGGTGTGCCACAATGGAGGCACTATTCTTTTCGTACGCCTTCCCATTCTTAAGGCCACTTTTCATCTTTTACGTGTGCTGGCTTTGGTGGTCTACAATGTACTTGACCCATCACTACTTTGTAGATTTGATGGCTGGTTCGGTGCTTTCCTACGTTATATTCCTGTACACCAAATATAACCATCTCCCATTGGTAGACACAAGTCTATTTTGCAGGTGGTCTTACTCGAAAGTGGAGACCTACGACAAGGAAAGGTCAAATCCATTGAATGCATCCCTTGATGATATCGAAAACGTTCCGCTATCGACCATGGACACCGCGATAGACCTGAGCCTTAGTGGAGACGAACGCTCAATCAGTCCATCCTATATTTTTGACAGAAACAGTAATCTCTCTAGGTCGTCGGCCACGTCAAACACCTCTTTAGATTTGCAGAACGAACCTTTCAGTCCGGTCCCCAGACTAGGGACCAAGAGGTTGGATTGA
- the MRP17 gene encoding mitochondrial 37S ribosomal protein bS6m (similar to Saccharomyces cerevisiae MRP17 (YKL003C); ancestral locus Anc_2.508): MLYELIGIVRVLNTTVAPIEAKELLTSVGKLILNNRGVIRSIIPVGTEQLSEIMRKDQEQHFRGYRFVMLFDSSAAVQSEILRTLKKDPRVIRSSIIKLNTTKELDIASSMDRANGINTILQKINSNSL; the protein is encoded by the coding sequence ATGCTGTATGAACTGATTGGTATTGTGCGTGTGCTGAACACGACTGTGGCCCCTATAGAAGCAAAGGAGCTTCTGACATCAGTGGGTAAGTTGATTTTGAACAACAGAGGCGTCATACGCAGTATCATACCTGTTGGAACGGAGCAGCTATCTGAGATTATGAGGAAAGATCAAGAGCAGCATTTTCGAGGGTATCGTTTTGTTATGCTCTTTGATTcgtctgctgctgttcagtCCGAAATTTTGAGGACATTGAAAAAGGATCCTCGGGTTATTAGGTCATCCATCATTAAATTGAACACGACTAAGGAACTCGACATCGCATCTTCCATGGACAGGGCAAATGGCATAAACACAATCTTACAAAAGATAAACTCAAACAGTTTATAA
- the HSE1 gene encoding ESCRT-0 subunit protein HSE1 (similar to Saccharomyces cerevisiae HSE1 (YHL002W); ancestral locus Anc_2.502), which translates to MSSKLLLSKAVLRATDAKLRADNWQYIIEVCDVVRDDPEDNGKEVMKLIERRLEQKDANVVLRSLALIVALAENCGSRLKQEISSKHFVNILYSMVDDESAHIDLRRSVAKTVQQLSDSFKDDPSLKGMNDLYLKTKRHHGFLLTQPDKPHKHQVSSESKTQEDRDLQEALKLSLTEFESKRQDTDAGTSKGSYTNLEQRANQPEVTKRETGTNTIKKVRAMYDLETSDPKELAFRKDDIIVVIEQSYKDWWLGSLGRRVGIFPLNYVTPIIELTPEQKQKELDLENHVFGQKGKIDHLHSTFKNSTAGQDLIQNEELNQLYGSVTPLRPQITKMIGKYAKEKEDVNSLRQVLANAESTYNQLLDRAANAYRAVPVQQQQSFAPPPQNHLPPTYGDHHAYPQGNQPNYPSFERNYGQPN; encoded by the coding sequence ATGAGTTCAAAGCTGTTACTGAGTAAAGCTGTGCTGAGGGCTACAGATGCCAAACTGAGAGCAGACAACTGGCAGTACATTATAGAAGTATGCGATGTGGTGAGGGATGATCCAGAGGATAACGGTAAGGAGGTAATGAAGCTCATAGAACGGAGGCTGGAACAGAAGGACGCAAACGTTGTTTTGAGAAGTTTGGCGCTGATCGTGGCTCTTGCTGAGAATTGTGGATCCAGGttgaaacaagaaatcAGCAGTAAACATTTTGTCAACATATTGTACTCGATGGTAGACGATGAATCAGCTCATATTGATCTGAGGCGTTCTGTGGCTAAGACTGTTCAACAGTTGTCGGATTCGTTTAAGGACGACCCATCCCTCAAGGGAATGAACGACTTGTATCTGAAGACAAAGAGACATCACGGGTTTCTTTTGACACAACCGGATAAGCCTCATAAACATCAGGTGAGCTCAGAATCAAAAACACAAGAGGATAGGGATTTGCAAGAGGCTTTGAAATTGTCGTTGACGGAATTTGAGTCTAAACGTCAGGATACGGATGCTGGCACCAGCAAAGGTAGCTATACAAACTTGGAGCAAAGGGCTAATCAGCCAGAGGTAACCAAACGGGAAACAGGCACGAACACGATAAAGAAAGTGAGAGCCATGTACGATTTGGAAACATCCGATCCAAAAGAACTGGCCTTCAGAAAGGATGATATCATCGTCGTAATAGAACAATCCTACAAAGACTGGTGGCTGGGCTCTCTAGGTAGGAGAGTTGGTATATTCCCACTAAATTACGTTACACCTATTATAGAGCTAACTCCagaacagaaacaaaaagagCTGGATCTGGAGAACCATGTCTTTGGTCAGAAAGGTAAAATAGACCATTTGCAttcaactttcaaaaatagCACTGCGGGCCAGGACTTGATTCAAAATgaggaattgaaccagCTGTATGGCTCGGTAACACCCCTTAGACCGCAGATAACCAAAATGATTGGCAAATACGCcaaggagaaagaggaCGTTAATTCTTTGCGCCAGGTATTAGCCAACGCGGAATCTACGTACAATCAATTGCTGGATCGGGCAGCGAACGCTTACCGTGCAGTACCAGtacaacagcaacagtcCTTTGCACCTCCTCCACAAAACCATTTACCGCCCACTTATGGCGACCACCACGCCTACCCTCAGGGAAACCAGCCGAACTATCCCTCATTTGAAAGAAATTATGGACAACCAAATTAA
- the SFT1 gene encoding Sft1p (similar to Saccharomyces cerevisiae SFT1 (YKL006C-A); ancestral locus Anc_2.504) gives MSTSNYSQVESNNDERLNSLANKLATFRNINEDINEQAVNDSSLVDQISNTFGSLSNNIRNSSSRLTRTMGMGNSIWKMVGLALLLFFIVYNLYKLF, from the exons ATGTCAACCTCAAACTACTCCCAGGTAGAATCTAAT AATGATGAAAGATTAAACAGTCTAGCAAACAAGCTGGCTACTTTTAGGAACATTAACGAGGACATAAATGAGCAAGCTGTAAATGACAGTTCTTTGGTGGATCAAATCTCGAACACTTTTGGAAGCTTGTCCAACAATATCAGGAACTCGTCTTCTCGGCTGACGAGGACCATGGGGATGGGTAACAGTATATGGAAAATGGTTGGGCTTGCATTattgctcttcttcatcgttTATAATTTATATAAATTATTCTGA
- the CAP1 gene encoding Cap1p (similar to Saccharomyces cerevisiae CAP1 (YKL007W); ancestral locus Anc_2.503), with protein MSDFERIIKDVIMGCPPGEVEEVYKDLINIVGENSKDTIIDAIEEYNIAHHLPVEVNGKQVILSEYNKQGSKFNEPFDKISFEVDHLTRQGFNIETIELPEVDEEIQNIHKNLGIYAEANFPGDVSFAVYKTSDEDKYAIYIVSTKYNPSNFWNGYWESAYIYDKQVQTLEGGIRVRVHYYEDGNVSFKAEKEVKLEDATDVVASLSAAEKAYESELDGLFDDLNEKQFKSLRRRLPITRSKVSWGKAIGNYRLGKDAAEGR; from the coding sequence ATGTCTGATTTTGAAAGGATAATCAAAGATGTTATTATGGGCTGTCCTCCAGGTGAGGTTGAGGAGGTATATAAGGATTTGATAAACATAGTTGGTGAAAACTCCAAAGATACGATAATCGACGCAATTGAGGAATATAATATTGCTCACCATCTTCCAGTTGAAGTAAATGGTAAACAGGTTATTCTTTCTGAGTATAACAAGCAAGGCAGTAAGTTTAACGAGCCCTTTGACAAAATCTCTTTCGAGGTTGACCATTTAACCCGTCAGGGTTTTAATATTGAAACCATTGAACTACCGGAAGTGGATGaggaaattcaaaacattCACAAAAACCTAGGGATATATGCGGAAGCTAACTTCCCCGGTGACGTTTCGTTTGCTGTATACAAAACTTCTGACGAGGACAAGTACGCAATTTACATCGTCAGCACAAAGTATAACCCTTCAAACTTTTGGAATGGTTACTGGGAATCGGCGTATATATACGATAAACAGGTGCAAACACTAGAAGGTGGTATTAGAGTCCGAGTACACTACTATGAAGATGGTAATGTTAGTTTCAAAGCTGAGAAGGAGGTGAAACTTGAAGACGCGACGGATGTTGTAGCCTCGCTGTCGGCTGCTGAAAAAGCGTACGAAAGTGAGCTTGACGGGCTATTTGATGATTTAAACGAGAAACAGTTCAAGAGCTTGAGAAGGAGACTACCCATCACGAGATCAAAGGTGAGCTGGGGGAAAGCCATTGGTAACTACAGGCTGGGCAAGGATGCTGCTGAGggaagatag